CATCGACGACACCTGGTCCGTGGCACTGAACGGCAACAACCTGTTCGACAAGCGCTACTACGCCACGGTCGGTTCCGAAGGTTGGGGTAACTTCTACGGTGAACCGCGCAACTTCGTGATGTCGGTCAAGGCTGACTTCTGATTGCAGCAAAAATGAAAACGCCCCGCATTTGCGGGTAATGCTGTTCACTTAAGCATTTGAGTCTCAGCTGGGCTTATCCGAAAATCCGATGCCAGATATCTGGCATCGGATTTTTTATGTCTGTTCAACAGGACCTGCTCGACCTCGGCGACCTTTTCAACTTCTGCGACCTGAGCACCTTCATCCAAAACATCCCCATAGAGTGGGTCGCGTCTGCGCTGGATCTTTCCAGTCAGGCCACCATTCGTCGACGTCGCCTGCCCGCTGACCAAGTGCTTTGGCTGGTGCTCGGCATGGCGCTGTTTCGTGATGAACCGGTTCACGAAGTGGCCAGACGTTTGAACATCTGCGCCCAAGGCCTGGCCTCTGACCACCTGTTGGCCCGTAGCGGTCTGACCGAAGCGCGTAAGCGGCTCGGCGCCGATCCCGTTGAGTGGCTGTTCCGCAAGACGGGAACCCAATGGGGCGCGGAGCGCTATGACGGTGACGCCTGGCATGAACTGCAGGTGTTCGCAGTGGACGGAGCACTCTTGCGCACCCCGGATACGCCCGAGCTTCGGGACCACTTCGGGTCGGGAAACACCCCGAGCGACCGCCAGACTCCGTTTCCCATGCTGCGCCTGGTGGCGTTGATGAATGTACGTTCGCACGTGATCCTGGATGCGCAATTGAGCCCTTACCGACGCAGTGAAATGCGCTTGGCCGACGAGTTCCTGCAGCAGATCCCCGATCACTCGGTGACGTTGTTCGACAAAGGATTCTGGGGGGCCGAACTGCTGTCGAGCCTGAGCAGTGCTGGTAGCAACCGTCATTGGTTGATCCCGGCAAAAAAAGGAATGGTCTGCGAAGAAGTGACCCGCTACAGCCAGCACGATCGTTGGGTGCGCATGAAAGTCTCGCCGCAGGCCAGGAAGCGAAACCCGACCCTTCCAACGCATTGGGAGGCCCGCGAAGTCAGTTATGAAATTCAAGGCAAGCTAAAGACCGTCATGACGTCATTGCCGGCTAACGCCTACAACGCCAAGGCCGTGGCCAAGCTGCATCAGGAACGCTGGGAGATCGAATTGGGCTTCAGGGACATCAAGAGCTCGATGCAGCAGAACGCAGTGACCTTGCGTAGCAAAAAAGTCGACTTGGTCTATCAGGAGGTTTGGGGACTTTTGTTGGTTTATAACGTGATTCGTCGGGAAGCCCGCCAGGCGGCGGTGGCGTTTGGCCGAGCCCCCTCGGACATTCGTTTCAAACCGGCTTGCCAGTACATTGCCGTGCAACTGATAGTGATGGCAGCGGCCAACCCGATTTCAGCCACAGGCAGACGATTGGCAGAGTTAAGGGCAGGTATCGGAGGATTGTTTCTGGATCACCGTCCAAGACCTTCAAGGCCAAGGACGGTGAAAATATCAAAGACCCGGTTTCCAGTAGACCGTAAGGCTGCTCCGCTTAAGTGAACAGCATTACGCATTTGCGGGGCGTTTTTTTGTGCCTGTTTTGATCGTTCCCACGCTCTGCGTGGGAATGCCTCAACGGACGCTCTGCGTTCGGCTCTGGAAGGGACGCGGAGCGCCCCGGGCTGCATTCCCACGCGGAGCGTGGGAACGATCAAACAAAAGATCGCCCGCCCTTAACCGATCGTTCCCACGCTCTGCGTGGGAATGCCTCAACGGACGCTCTGCGTTCGGCTCTGGAGGGG
This genomic stretch from Pseudomonas wuhanensis harbors:
- a CDS encoding IS4 family transposase, producing MSVQQDLLDLGDLFNFCDLSTFIQNIPIEWVASALDLSSQATIRRRRLPADQVLWLVLGMALFRDEPVHEVARRLNICAQGLASDHLLARSGLTEARKRLGADPVEWLFRKTGTQWGAERYDGDAWHELQVFAVDGALLRTPDTPELRDHFGSGNTPSDRQTPFPMLRLVALMNVRSHVILDAQLSPYRRSEMRLADEFLQQIPDHSVTLFDKGFWGAELLSSLSSAGSNRHWLIPAKKGMVCEEVTRYSQHDRWVRMKVSPQARKRNPTLPTHWEAREVSYEIQGKLKTVMTSLPANAYNAKAVAKLHQERWEIELGFRDIKSSMQQNAVTLRSKKVDLVYQEVWGLLLVYNVIRREARQAAVAFGRAPSDIRFKPACQYIAVQLIVMAAANPISATGRRLAELRAGIGGLFLDHRPRPSRPRTVKISKTRFPVDRKAAPLK